From one Mytilus galloprovincialis chromosome 13, xbMytGall1.hap1.1, whole genome shotgun sequence genomic stretch:
- the LOC143056331 gene encoding uncharacterized protein LOC143056331, which translates to MVAVTADVQHMFHCIVVRKDHRNYLRFLWHKDNDLQKNLVEYRMRVHVFGNSPSPAVATLRLRKAAQASELEFGSHVTSFVTRDFYVDDGLTSCPTKEEAVKLMKDTQQALAKYGNLRLHKFASNCAEVMSAFHASDLASNLKDLDLECDSKPLQRSLGLSWDVNTDNFLFQLSSENKPITRRGILSTINSLYDPLGFLAPVIIQGKLLLRKIVSETVDWDQPLTDETADEWKSWRDTLITIETLRIPRTYVPYLSKTTTKELHVFSDASEKAIAAVAYLRTTDSIGEPNIGFILGKAKVAPTSGHTIPRLELSAAVLVVEITQTIMDNLDLHIDTVKFYTDSKVVLGYISNETRRFFVYVANRVEKIRKFSSPSQWNYVSTNRNPADSGTRSVPAHEIHSSKWLLGPKQLLSSEQKNSEDIYQLIEPEEDGEIRATVNVAKTFSTPEHKGIATDRFNRFSNWKSLVRAIAFLERFSRLHGSKQASSVTSLDSFSNAENFILISAQHEVYGDEIDCIKPQEQINKRSPIANLNPFLDERGLLRVGGRMPNRT; encoded by the coding sequence ATGGTCGCAGTTACTGCAGACGTTCAACATATGTTTCACTGCATTGTTGTCAGAAAAGATCACCGAAATTACCTGCGATTTTTATGGCATAAAGACAATGACCTACAGAAGAACCTTGTCGAATACCGCATGAGAGTTCATGTTTTCGGGAATAGTCCATCACCTGCCGTTGCTACACTTAGACTCAGAAAAGCAGCTCAAGCATCAGAACTAGAGTTTGGCAGTCACGTGACTAGCTTTGTTACAAGAGACTTCTATGTTGACGACGGTCTAACGTCATGTCCTACTAAAGAGGAAGCTGTTAAGCTCATGAAGGACACACAGCAAGCATTAGCAAAATATGGAAACTTACGTCTTCACAAGTTTGCCTCTAATTGTGCGGAAGTTATGTCTGCATTTCATGCCAGTGATTTGGCTTCAAATCTTAAAGATCTAGACTTAGAATGCGACAGCAAACCCCTACAACGTAGTCTTGGTCTCAGCTGGGacgtaaacactgataacttcttatttcaattatcatCAGAAAACAAACCGATCACTCGGAGAGGAATTTTATCAACGATAAACAGTCTCTACGATCCTCTGGGATTTTTGGCTCCGGTGATTATACAAGGGAAACTCCTATTAAGGAAAATAGTATCAGAAACCGTCGATTGGGACCAACCTCTCACTGATGAGACAGCAGATGAGTGGAAATCTTGGAGAGATACTCTAATTACTATCGAAACATTGCGCATTCCACGTACCTACGTGCCGTATCTTAGCAAAACCACAACAAAGGAGTTACATGTCTTCTCTGATGCATCAGAAAAAGCCATAGCAGCTGTTGCATATCTACGCACGACCGACAGTATTGGTGAACCAAACATAGGATTCATTCTTGGGAAAGCTAAAGTTGCACCTACAAGTGGTCATACTATTCCACGCCTTGAACTATCTGCTGCAGTATTAGTAGTCGAGATAACACAGACCATCATGgataatttagatttacatataGACACCGTAAAATTCTACACAGACAGTAAAGTAGTCCTAGGCTACATCAGTAACGAGACAAGAAGGTTCTTCGTCTATGTCGCCAATCGAGtagagaaaataagaaaatttagctCTCCAAGTCAATGGAATTATGTATCAACTAACCGTAATCCCGCAGACTCGGGAACAAGGTCCGTACCAGCTCATGAAATTCACAGCAGCAAATGGTTATTGGGACCAAAACAACTTCTTTCCTCAGAACAGAAAAATTCTGAAGACATATACCAGCTAATAGAACCAGAAGAAGATGGAGAAATCCGTGCAACTGTTAATGTTGCAAAAACATTTTCCACACCTGAGCATAAGGGTATCGCAACTGATAGATTCAATCGATTCTCCAACTGGAAATCACTTGTGCGAGCGATAGCCTTTTTGGAACGTTTCTCCCGTTTACACGGGTCAAAACAAGCATCATCAGTGACTTCTCTGGATAGTTTTTCGAATGCCGAAAATTTCATCTTAATATCTGCACAACATGAAGTTTATGGAGATGAAATAGATTGTATAAAACCTCAGGAACAAATTAATAAGCGGAGCCCGATAGCTAACCTTAATCCGTTTTTGGACGAACGAGGACTATTACGAGTAGGAGGCCGTATGCCAAATCGGACTTAG